In Helianthus annuus cultivar XRQ/B chromosome 9, HanXRQr2.0-SUNRISE, whole genome shotgun sequence, the following are encoded in one genomic region:
- the LOC110877843 gene encoding uncharacterized protein LOC110877843 isoform X1, producing the protein MVKDTVTMSGTEAKFTTATSSGSYGGGGDVECVKCECCGLTEECTPSYIAAVRENNSGRWICGLCVEAVKDEMERSCSESEEEALDRHMRFCKNFRSSVCSPEKNATEDLISAVKQLLIRSLDSPRSGSSQPESSDCRRLSSDASVVRSSAGRLRFDG; encoded by the coding sequence ATGGTGAAGGATACGGTTACAATGTCCGGTACCGAAGCAAAATTCACGACGGCGACGTCCTCCGGCAGCTACGGCGGTGGCGGTGACGTGGAGTGTGTGAAATGTGAGTGTTGTGGATTGACGGAGGAGTGTACGCCGTCGTACATTGCGGCAGTGAGGGAGAATAACAGCGGCCGGTGGATCTGTGGACTGTGTGTGGAGGCGGTGAAGGATGAGATGGAGAGATCGTGTTCGGAATCAGAGGAGGAAGCGTTGGATCGGCATATGAGGTTTTGTAAGAACTTCCGCTCGTCGGTTTGTTCTCCGGAGAAGAATGCCACGGAGGATCTTATTTCTGCTGTGAAGCAGCTTTTGATTAGAAGCTTGGATTCGCCGCGGTCAGGGTCCAGTCAGCCGGAGAGTTCTGATTGCCGGAGGTTATCGTCGGATGCATCGGTTGTGCGGTCAAGCGCGGGTCGTCTTCGTTTTGATGGTTGA
- the LOC110877843 gene encoding uncharacterized protein LOC110877843 isoform X2: MSGTEAKFTTATSSGSYGGGGDVECVKCECCGLTEECTPSYIAAVRENNSGRWICGLCVEAVKDEMERSCSESEEEALDRHMRFCKNFRSSVCSPEKNATEDLISAVKQLLIRSLDSPRSGSSQPESSDCRRLSSDASVVRSSAGRLRFDG; the protein is encoded by the coding sequence ATGTCCGGTACCGAAGCAAAATTCACGACGGCGACGTCCTCCGGCAGCTACGGCGGTGGCGGTGACGTGGAGTGTGTGAAATGTGAGTGTTGTGGATTGACGGAGGAGTGTACGCCGTCGTACATTGCGGCAGTGAGGGAGAATAACAGCGGCCGGTGGATCTGTGGACTGTGTGTGGAGGCGGTGAAGGATGAGATGGAGAGATCGTGTTCGGAATCAGAGGAGGAAGCGTTGGATCGGCATATGAGGTTTTGTAAGAACTTCCGCTCGTCGGTTTGTTCTCCGGAGAAGAATGCCACGGAGGATCTTATTTCTGCTGTGAAGCAGCTTTTGATTAGAAGCTTGGATTCGCCGCGGTCAGGGTCCAGTCAGCCGGAGAGTTCTGATTGCCGGAGGTTATCGTCGGATGCATCGGTTGTGCGGTCAAGCGCGGGTCGTCTTCGTTTTGATGGTTGA